The genomic DNA GGTGTAACTGGTGTGCGCATTGCCAGTACCAAAGACGACAGTAAAAAAGAAATAGCCTTACACGGTTGTTTTATTGCCATTGGCCACTCACCTAATACGGGCATTTTTGACGGTCAGCTAGAAATGAAAGATGGCTATATTAAAGTGAAATCAGGGTTGGAAGGAAACGCGACAGCAACCAGTGTTGAAGGTGTTTTTGCGGCAGGTGATGTAATGGATCATATTTACCGTCAGGCTATTACCTCTGCAGGTACGGGCTGTATGGCCGCATTGGATGCTGAAAAGTATTTAGATAATTTGGCCAACAGCTAATCGAAAATTTCAAAGCGAGCACAAAAAAGCCAGGTAATTACCTGGCTTTTTTAATGCATCAACGGTCAAAAAGCTATTTCGGTAAGTTAACGTTTACTTCCAAAACAGAATAATTGCCGTCATCGTTTAGATCAATTTGAAGTTGATCGTGCTCTATTTCGACATACTTACGAATGACTTCTAGAATTTCATTCTGCAAAGCCGGCAAAT from Reinekea marina includes the following:
- the minE gene encoding cell division topological specificity factor MinE, yielding MALRDFFNRDKKENTASFAKERLKVIVAHERNARNAPDYLPALQNEILEVIRKYVEIEHDQLQIDLNDDGNYSVLEVNVNLPK